A section of the Oryza sativa Japonica Group chromosome 1, ASM3414082v1 genome encodes:
- the LOC107280845 gene encoding probable carboxylesterase 2: MTLFQSQIWGSEAIGEEYPDPEGCAMGTGLWMYACPCTTGMDDPRMNPMVPGAPALGQMACDRVMVCAAVGDFLRWRAHAYAAAVAAAKGDASVEVLETAGEGHVFHLFDPDGGKAKELLNRMVAFVNAAGA, from the coding sequence ATGACGTTGTTCCAGTCCCAGATCTGGGGCTCGGAGGCCATCGGCGAGGAGTACCCCGACCCCGAGGGGTGCGCCATGGGCACCGGGCTGTGGATGTACGCGTGCCCCTGCACCACCGGCATGGACGACCCGCGGATGAACCCCATGGTGCCCGGCGCGCCGGCGCTGGGGCAGATGGCGTGCGACAGGGTCATGGTGTGCGCCGCGGTGGGGGACTTCCTCAGGTGGCGCGCCCACGCGTACGCCGCCGCAGTGGCCGCGGCAAAGGGCGACGCGTCGGTGGAGGTGCTGGAGACGGCCGGGGAGGGCCACGTCTTCCACCTGTTCGACCCCGACGGCGGCAAGGCCAAGGAGTTGCTCAACAGGATGGTCGCCTTCGTTAACGCCGCCGGCGCGTGA
- the LOC4325712 gene encoding probable glutathione S-transferase GSTF1, translated as MAPAKVYGPAMSTNVMRILVCLEEVGAEYEVVPVDMSTGEHKRPPHISRNPFGQVPAFEDGDLTLFESRAISKYILRKHGSDLLRESNLSESAMVDVWLEVESSHFDGAMSPIIFQCFIVPMFMGGATDIGVVNESLEKLKKALEVYEAQLSKSKYLAGDFISLADISHFPTVYYLLASAHASVLEAYPRVKAWIDDVMQRPSVKKVTEALKMPSA; from the exons ATGGCGCCGGCGAAGGTGTACGGGCCGGCGATGTCGACGAACGTGATGCGCATCCTGGTGTGCCTGGAGGAGGTCGGCGCCGAGTACGAGGTCGTGCCCGTCGACATGTCCACCGGCGAGCACAAGCGCCCGCCTCATATCTCCCGTAAC CCCTTTGGGCAGGTTCCAGCGTTCGAGGATGGCGACCTGACTCTGTTCG AGTCCCGCGCAATTTCAAAGTACATACTTCGCAAACATGGATCTGACCTACTAAGGGAGAGCAACCTCTCTGAGTCTGCAATGGTGGATGTTTGGCTGGAAGTCGAGTCGAGCCATTTCGACGGCGCGATGTCGCCGATCATCTTCCAGTGCTTCATCGTCCCCATGTTCATGGGTGGAGCAACTGACATTGGAGTGGTCAATGAGAGCTTAGAGAAGCTGAAGAAAGCCCTTGAAGTCTACGAGGCGCAGCTGTCCAAATCCAAGTACTTAGCCGGGGATTTCATTAGCTTGGCAGATATCAGCCATTTCCCGACGGTTTATTACCTGCTGGCATCTGCCCATGCTTCTGTGCTCGAAGCCTATCCGCGTGTGAAGGCTTGGATCGATGATGTGATGCAGAGGCCGAGCGTGAAGAAGGTGACAGAGGCTCTGAAGATGCCGTCTGCTTAA
- the LOC4325710 gene encoding probable glutathione S-transferase GSTF1, translated as MTPVKVFGPAQSTNVARVLLCLEEVGAEYEVVNVDFTVMEHKSPEHLKRNPFGQIPAFQDGDLYLFESRAIGKYILRKYKTREADLLREGNLREAAMVDVWTEVETHQYNSAISPIVYECIINPAMRGIPTNQKVVDESAEKLKKVLEVYEARLSQSTYLAGDFVSFADLNHFPYTFYFMGTPYASLFDSYPHVKAWWERLMARPSVKKLAAVMAPQGA; from the exons ATGACGCCGGTGAAGGTGTTTGGGCCGGCGCAATCGACGAACGTGGCGAGGGTGCTGTTGTGCCTGGAGGAGGTCGGCGCCGAGTACGAGGTCGTCAACGTCGACTTCACGGTCATGGAGCACAAGAGCCCCGAACACCTCAAACGCAAC CCGTTCGGGCAAATCCCAGCTTTCCAGGACGGGGATCTGTACCTCTTTG AGTCCCGCGCTATTGGAAAGTACATCCTACGCAAGTACAAGACGAGGGAAGCTGACCTACTCCGGGAAGGCAACTTGAGGGAGGCAGCCATGGTGGATGTCTGGACCGAGGTGGAGACACACCAGTACAACTCGGCGATTTCACCGATTGTGTACGAGTGCATCATCAACCCAGCCATGCGTGGGATCCCAACTAACCAAAAGGTCGTGGACGAGAGCGCGGAGAAGCTGAAGAAGGTGCTGGAGGTGTACGAGGCACGACTGTCACAGAGCACGTACCTCGCAGGTGACTTCGTCAGCTTCGCCGACCTGAACCACTTCCCCTACACCTTCTACTTCATGGGGACACCGTACGCGTCGCTGTTCGACTCGTACCCTCATGTGAAGGCATGGTGGGAGAGGCTCATGGCGAGGCCGTCCGTCAAGAAGCTCGCCGCGGTCATGGCTCCTCAGGGGGCGTAG